From a region of the Agromyces ramosus genome:
- a CDS encoding VOC family protein, which produces MSGVVHFEIPADDQERARDFYGEAFDWRLDVLPELQYTNVVTTPVDEQTQQPLEPGAINGGLFQREGDLAHPIITVDVDDIDRTLERIASLGGSVVQPRTAIPSMGYFAYFRDTEGNVLGLWTTAPDAGAEE; this is translated from the coding sequence ATGTCCGGAGTGGTGCATTTCGAGATCCCGGCCGACGACCAGGAGCGCGCCAGGGACTTCTACGGCGAGGCCTTCGACTGGCGACTCGACGTTCTGCCCGAGCTGCAGTACACGAACGTGGTCACGACGCCCGTCGACGAGCAGACCCAGCAGCCGCTCGAGCCCGGGGCGATCAACGGCGGGCTCTTCCAGCGTGAGGGCGACCTCGCTCACCCGATCATCACGGTCGACGTCGACGACATCGACCGCACGCTCGAGCGGATCGCCTCGCTCGGCGGGTCCGTCGTGCAGCCGCGAACCGCGATCCCGAGCATGGGGTACTTCGCGTACTTCCGGGACACCGAGGGCAACGTGCTCGGGTTGTGGACGACCGCGCC